The Staphylococcus haemolyticus region ATGCTACAGGTGAAGCTGAACCATCATTATCATTTATAGGAGACTTAGATGAAATTGATGACAGTGTATATAGTGATGCACTTGTAATTGTATGTGATACTGCAAATGCACCACGTATTGATGATCAAAGATATTTAAATGGACAGTCATTAATTAAAATAGATCATCATCCTGCTACTGATCAATATGGTAATGTAAATTTTGTTAATACTGAAGCATCTTCTACAAGTGAAATTATATTTGATTTCATCTCACATTTTAATGATCTAAGTATAATTGATGAACATGTAGCTCGAGTATTGTATTTAGGTATTGTTGGAGACACAGGGCGATTCTTATTTAGTAATACATCACCTCATACAATGGAAGTTGCTAGTCAATTATTGGCATATCCATTCAATCACAATGCTGAATTAAATAAAATGTCCGAAAAAGATCCTAAGTTAATGCCTTTCCAAGGATATGTTTTACAAAATTTTGAACTATCAGATTCACATGAATATTGTCAAATTAAAATAACTAATGATGTTTTAAAGCAGTTTGACATTCAGCCTAATGAAGCTTCTCAATTTGTAAATACAGTTGCGGATATTAGCGGTTTGAAAATATGGATGTTTGGTGTAGATGAGGGAGATCAAATTAGATGTCGTATTCGATCTAAAGGGATCACTATTAATGATGTCGCTAATCAATTTGGTGGGGGAGGCCACCCAAATGCATCAGGTGTGTCAGTCTATAGTTGGGATGAATTTGAAGAATTAGCACAAGCTTTACGTCAGAAATTATAAATTTAAGAAAGGAAGTCATTCATGGTTGCTCATTTAAATCTTCATACAACATATGATTTATTAAATTCTAGTTTGAGAATCAATGATGTAGTTAAAAAAGCACAAAATAATCATTATGATACATTAGCGATTACTGATACTAATGTCTTATATGGCTTCCCTAAATTTTATGATGCTTGTATTAAAGCCAATATTAAACCAATTTTTGGAATGACAGTTAACGTTACGGATGGTTTGTATACAATTGAGACTGTGGTTTTAGCTATAAATAATGATGGCTTAAGATCACTATTTCAACTCTCTTCTGCAATTAAAATGAAGCAAAAAGAGGTTATATCAGTTGAGTGGTTAAAAAAGTATTCAACAAATTTTGCAATCATATTTAAACAAGCAAATCAACCTCATTATTCTATAGTTGAACAATTTCAAAACCATCAAAATATATTTATAAATCATTCAAGCGACTTAGCATTTTATAATAATATAAGAGTAGTTTGGTTTAAAAATGCACGATACTTAAATCAAGAAGATGTTGAGACGATTCCAGCACTTGAAGCAATTAAAAATAATACTAAGATAGATCTGGTTAATGATACTGAAGATATTGGGGAACATTTTCCTAAACAAAATGAATTAGAAACATTAAATATAGATAGAGAGGTATGGAATAATACACTTGAACTAGCTAGTTTATGTAATGCAAGCTTAGAATATCATCAAAATTTACTACCTAAATTCGATGCACCATCAGGTAATTCTTCAAAAGAGTATTTATGGTCACAACTCCAATCAAGTTTAAAAAAGATGGAATTAAATCATGATGAACGCTATACAAAAAGATTAGAACATGAATATCGCGTTATAACTGAAATGGGTTTTGAAGACTACTTTTTAATTGTGAGTGATTTAATTCACTACGCTAAAACACATGATGTTATGGTTGGTCCTGGGCGGGGGTCCTCAGCTGGTTCATTAGTTAGCTTCCTGCTCGACATTACTACAATAGATCCAATTAGATTTAATTTATTATTTGAACGTTTTTTAAATCCTGAACGTGTAACAATGCCTGATATAGATATTGATTTTGAAGACACGCGTAGGGAAAGAGTCATTCAATACGTTCAAGACAAATATGGAAAACATCGTGTTTCGGGTATTGTCACATTTGGACATTTATTGACTAGGGCTGTTGCAAGAGATGTAGGTCGCATAATTGGATTTGATGATAAAACTTTAAATGAAATTTCTAAGTTAATACCTCATCAACTTGGTATAACTTTAGATGAGGCATATGAGGATGAGCAATTTAAGCAATTTGTACATAGAAATCATCGACATGAAAAGTGGTTTGAATTAAGTAAGAAATTAGAAGGCTTACCTAGACATACTTCAACACATGCAGCAGGTATTATTATTAACGATCAACCTCTATATAATTATGCACCACTAACATTGGGCGATACTGGTTTATTGACGCAATGGACGATGACAGAAGCAGAGCGAATTGGTTTACTTAAGATTGACTTTTTGGGGTTAAGAAATTTATCTATCATACATCAAATTATCACTCAAGTAAAAAAAGATTTAAATATTTCTTTAGAGATTGAAGAGATACCGTTTAATGATGTAGACGTATTTAAGTTATTATCTAGAGGAGATACAACTGGAATCTTCCAACTTGAATCTGAAGGTGTAAGAAAAGTATTAAAACGACTTCAGCCTGAACATTTTGAAGATATCGTTGCGGTTACGTCTTTATATAGACCAGGACCTATGGAGGAAATTCCGACTTATATTTCACGACGACACAACGAAAGTGAAATTAAATACTTACACCCTGATTTAGAACCCATACTTAAAAATACGTATGGTGTAATAATTTATCAAGAACAAATTATGCAAATCGCTAGTCAATTTGCTAGCTTTAGTTATGGACAAGCAGATATTCTACGTCGTGCCATGAGTAAAAAGAATAGAGCAGTATTAGAAAGTGAAAGACAACATTTTGTTGAAGGTGCGATAAAAAATAAATATGATGAGAAGATAAGTAAACAAATATTTGATTTAATTCTTAAGTTTGCTGATTATGGATTTCCTAGAGCACATGCGGTAAGTTATTCAAAAATTGCATATATCATGGCATATTTGAAGGTTCACTATCCTAATTATTTTTATGCTAATATTTTAAGTAATGTCGTTGGTAATGAATCTAAAACAGCGGCCATAATTGATGAAGCTAAAAATCAAAAATTGAAAATTTTGCCTCCTAATATTAATGAAAGCCATTGGTATTATAGAGCAACTAAATCAAATATTTATCTATCCTTAGGTGCTATTAAAGGTGTTGGTTATCAGAGCGTTAAATCAATTGTTGATGAAAGGTATCAAAATGGTAAGTATAAAGATTTCTTTGATTTTACTAGACGAATACCAAATCGCATAAAGACTAGAAAATTACTTGAATCATTAATATTGGTAGGCGCTTTTGATACTTTTGGAAAAACACGTTCAACTTTATTAAGTTCTATTGATCAAGTTTTAGATGAAGTGTCAAATGTAGAACAAAACGATTTATTATTGGATATTTTAACACCTAAACAATCCTACGCTGATAAAGATGAATTTAGTGATCAAATGATTAGTAGTTACGAAATGGAATACTTGGGATTTTATGTTTCTAATCATCCAGTCGAAAAGCAATTTAATAAAAAGCAATATTTAGGTATCTATACACTAAGTAATGTTGTAAATCACAAACCTATTTTGGTTCAAGTAGATCAAATCAAACAAATAAGGACCAAGAATGGTCAAAATATGGCATTTTTAGTTCTAAATGATGGACGACATACGATGGATGCAGTTTTATTTCCAGATAAATTCAAACGTTATGAAACTCAATTAAATGAGAGAGAAATGTATGTTGTTTGGGGAAAATTTGAAAAGAGAAAACAACAATTGCAGCTCATTTTAAATCAAATGGATTCAGTTGAACATTTTGAAGTAACTAAAATAAATGAGGCATCTCAAATTATTTTAAGAAACATTCAAAACTTAGATGAAATTAAACAAATTCTTAATGATCATAAAAACAACCATATGATTAAAGTGAATATATATAATGAACAAACTGGAGAACTTGATTATTTGGGTAGTATGGATAAAACATCGAATGAAATTAAAAACTTTGTTGAGGCTTTTGATCCAAAAGATATAAGAATTTTATAACTTTTATGTATAAAAAAATTATGATATAGTAAACTGATGATTTATAAAATAAAGTCATCAGTTTATTTTATCTTAAAAAATTTTAAATGCAGAGAATATATATTCATTATACTGATGAACTTTCGATATTTTAGTAAATAAACAGGGGTTGATTTAATGTCTTTAAGAGATGATGCATTACAAATGCATAAAGAAAATCAAGGTAAGTTGGAAATTACACCTAATATCAAAGTTACTAATAAAGAAGAATTAAGTTTAGCTTATTCACCAGGCGTAGCAGAACCGTGTAAAGAAATACATGAAGATCCAAGAACTGTATATGATTACACGATTAAAAGAAATACTGTGGCTGTTGTTACTGATGGCAC contains the following coding sequences:
- a CDS encoding DNA polymerase III subunit alpha gives rise to the protein MVAHLNLHTTYDLLNSSLRINDVVKKAQNNHYDTLAITDTNVLYGFPKFYDACIKANIKPIFGMTVNVTDGLYTIETVVLAINNDGLRSLFQLSSAIKMKQKEVISVEWLKKYSTNFAIIFKQANQPHYSIVEQFQNHQNIFINHSSDLAFYNNIRVVWFKNARYLNQEDVETIPALEAIKNNTKIDLVNDTEDIGEHFPKQNELETLNIDREVWNNTLELASLCNASLEYHQNLLPKFDAPSGNSSKEYLWSQLQSSLKKMELNHDERYTKRLEHEYRVITEMGFEDYFLIVSDLIHYAKTHDVMVGPGRGSSAGSLVSFLLDITTIDPIRFNLLFERFLNPERVTMPDIDIDFEDTRRERVIQYVQDKYGKHRVSGIVTFGHLLTRAVARDVGRIIGFDDKTLNEISKLIPHQLGITLDEAYEDEQFKQFVHRNHRHEKWFELSKKLEGLPRHTSTHAAGIIINDQPLYNYAPLTLGDTGLLTQWTMTEAERIGLLKIDFLGLRNLSIIHQIITQVKKDLNISLEIEEIPFNDVDVFKLLSRGDTTGIFQLESEGVRKVLKRLQPEHFEDIVAVTSLYRPGPMEEIPTYISRRHNESEIKYLHPDLEPILKNTYGVIIYQEQIMQIASQFASFSYGQADILRRAMSKKNRAVLESERQHFVEGAIKNKYDEKISKQIFDLILKFADYGFPRAHAVSYSKIAYIMAYLKVHYPNYFYANILSNVVGNESKTAAIIDEAKNQKLKILPPNINESHWYYRATKSNIYLSLGAIKGVGYQSVKSIVDERYQNGKYKDFFDFTRRIPNRIKTRKLLESLILVGAFDTFGKTRSTLLSSIDQVLDEVSNVEQNDLLLDILTPKQSYADKDEFSDQMISSYEMEYLGFYVSNHPVEKQFNKKQYLGIYTLSNVVNHKPILVQVDQIKQIRTKNGQNMAFLVLNDGRHTMDAVLFPDKFKRYETQLNEREMYVVWGKFEKRKQQLQLILNQMDSVEHFEVTKINEASQIILRNIQNLDEIKQILNDHKNNHMIKVNIYNEQTGELDYLGSMDKTSNEIKNFVEAFDPKDIRIL
- a CDS encoding DHH family phosphoesterase — encoded protein: MVEIFNEIMQRVKEAETIIIHRHVRPDPDAYGSQLGLKLYLERKFPEKNIYATGEAEPSLSFIGDLDEIDDSVYSDALVIVCDTANAPRIDDQRYLNGQSLIKIDHHPATDQYGNVNFVNTEASSTSEIIFDFISHFNDLSIIDEHVARVLYLGIVGDTGRFLFSNTSPHTMEVASQLLAYPFNHNAELNKMSEKDPKLMPFQGYVLQNFELSDSHEYCQIKITNDVLKQFDIQPNEASQFVNTVADISGLKIWMFGVDEGDQIRCRIRSKGITINDVANQFGGGGHPNASGVSVYSWDEFEELAQALRQKL